A region of Cucumis melo cultivar AY chromosome 2, USDA_Cmelo_AY_1.0, whole genome shotgun sequence DNA encodes the following proteins:
- the LOC103487262 gene encoding probable serine/threonine-protein kinase PBL26 — MMSCFPCFSSQKSKKGIDKNNNNNNNNDNSGSSSSGHRTPPPPPKSPEVTTKSKPAEEIKDKQEGEKIDAQNFTFRELATATKNFRQECLLGEGGFGKVFKATLQPSGQVVAVKQLDRNGLQGNKEFLGEVKALSLLKHPNLVKFNGYCADGDQRILVYEYMPGGSLEDCLFAIKEDRKPMDWFVRIKVASGVAKGLEYLHDQADPPIIFRDLKSSNILLDEDFNPKLSDFGLAKLGPGGDKSPLPSRVMGTYGYSAPEYTRGGQLTSKSDIYSFGVVMLELITGRKAIDTTKPNNEQNLVTWAQPFFRDPKRFPDLADPLLGRLFPEKDLNQAVAVAAMCLQEEAEVRPLIGDVMTALSFLSTVPDENLRPLPYPPEPEPEPEEENRDDDSSSESSDSDTESRKIGKDKEGASANFTSARNHETDTSSDDEDEGEKENIKSSKKKQKNKESEQKRVVFKDDIQPPAPNHTRKNSSSSSDGSSSPRSSNASENRRIDSLESIRDSEGGGDSSFKLQNEPSDVVNSNDSTLEHISSRESHTGDEEYEAHNDYSSDSEDGSEHGGED; from the exons ATGATGAGTTGCTTTCCGTGTTTCTCGTCTCAGAAGAGCAAGAAAGGGATCGAcaagaataataataacaataacaataacgaCAATTCAGGCTCTTCTTCCTCCGGCCACCGTACTCCTCCTCCGCCCCCTAAGTCCCCTG AGGTTACCACCAAATCAAAGCCTGCTGAGGAAATCAAGGACAAACAAGAAGGTGAAAAAATAGATGCCCAGAACTTCACTTTCCGAGAGCTAGCCACCGCTACGAAGAATTTCCGTCAGGAATGTCTTTTGGGTGAAGGTGGGTTTGGGAAGGTCTTTAAGGCTACCCTTCAACCAAGTGGCCAG GTGGTGGCTGTGAAGCAGCTCGATAGAAATGGGCTACAAGGAAACAAGGAGTTCCTTGGTGAGGTTAAGGCATTGAGCCTTCTGAAGCATCCAAATCTTGTCAAGTTTAATGGATATTGTGCAGATGGAGATCAAAGAATTTTGGTGTATGAATATATGCCAGGAGGTTCTTTGGAAGATTGTCTCTTTG CCATAAAAGAGGATCGAAAGCCAATGGATTGGTTTGTTCGTATAAAGGTGGCGTCAGGAGTTGCAAAAGGATTGGAATACCTGCATGATCAGGCGGATCCTCCCATAATATTTAGAGACTTGAAGTCATCAAACATCTTGCTTGATGAAGATTTCAATCCAAAGCTTTCTGATTTCGGGCTAGCGAAGCTTGGCCCCGGTGGTGATAAGTCGCCATTGCCGTCAAGGGTCATGGGGACCTACGGCTACTCTGCTCCTGAATACACAAGAGGTGGTCAGCTCACTTCCAAGTCTGATATTTACAGCTTTGGAGTTGTTATGCTCGAACTCATTACTGGAAGAAAAGCCATTGACACTACAAAGCCAAACAACGAGCAGAATCTTGTTACTTGG GCACAACCATTTTTCCGAGATCCAAAGAGATTTCCAGACCTGGCCGATCCACTCCTTGGGCGGTTGTTCCCGGAGAAAGATCTGAATCAGGCCGTGGCCGTCGCCGCCATGTGTCTACAAGAGGAAGCAGAAGTCCGTCCTCTGATCGGCGACGTCATGACAGCTCTCAGTTTCCTTTCCACAGTTCCAGACGAGAATCTTCGTCCACTCCCTTATCCGCCGGAACCAGAACCCGAACCTGAGGAGGAGAATCGAGACGATGATTCCTCTTCAGAATCTTCAGATTCCGATACCGAATCTCGAAAGATCGGGAAGGACAAAGAAGGCGCATCTGCAAATTTCACAAGCGCAAGAAACCACGAAACAGATACCTCCTCAGATGACGAAGAcgaaggagaaaaagaaaacatcaaGTCAAGCaagaaaaaacagaaaaacaaaGAATCTGAACAGAAACGAGTGGTATTCAAAGACGACATACAGCCACCAGCTCCAAATCATACTAGAAAAAATAGCTCTTCATCAAGCGATGGAAGCTCTTCACCTAGAAGCAGCAACGCATCCGAAAATAGAAGAATCGACAGCCTTGAAAGTATCAGAGATTCAGAAGGAGGAGGAGATTCATCGTTCAAACTGCAAAATGAACCCTCCGATGTTGTAAATAGTAACGATTCTACATTAGAGCATATCAGCAGTAGGGAATCGCATACTGGCGATGAAGAATACGAAGCACATAACGACTACAGCAGCGATTCCGAGGACGGCTCCGAACACGGTGGCGAAGATTGA
- the LOC103487264 gene encoding germin-like protein subfamily 1 member 7, whose protein sequence is MKGFGIVFIGLVLQSFLAFSFDPSPLQDFCVAINDARSPVFLNGKFCKDPKYAVANDFLFQGLNIAGNTDNPNGSNVTLVNVDKLPGLNTLGVSLARIDYAPYGLNPPHTHPRATEILVVVEGSLLVGFVTSNPDNKFFSKVLYKGDVFVFPVGLIHFQFNVGRTPALAFAGLGSQNPGVITIANAVFGSKPLIPVDVLEKAFQLDADIVAYLQRRFGEPSNY, encoded by the exons ATGAAAGGTTTTGGAATTGTGTTTATTGGTCTTGTTTTGCAATCTTTTCTTGCTTTTTCCTTTGACCCAAGTCCTCTGCAAGATTTTTGTGTGGCAATTAATGATGCTAGATCTCCTG TGTTTCTTAATGGCAAGTTCTGCAAAGACCCCAAATATGCAGTTGCCAATGATTTCTTATTCCAAGGACTCAACATTGCTGGAAATACTGATAATCCAAATGGCTCAAATGTGACTTTGGTTAACGTAGACAAACTACCTGGACTTAACACTCTAGGTGTCTCCTTGGCTCGCATTGATTATGCTCCTTATGGCCTTAACCCACCTCACACCCACCCACGAGCCACTGAAATTCTTGTGGTTGTGGAAGGTAGCCTCCTCGTTGGCTTCGTCACCTCTAATCCTGATAACAAATTTTTCTCTAAAGTTTTGTATAAAGGAGATGTGTTTGTGTTTCCTGTTGGCCTAATTCACTTCCAGTTCAACGTTGGACGTACTCCAGCGCTTGCTTTTGCTGGACTTGGTAGCCAAAACCCAGGTGTTATAACAATCGCTAATGCTGTGTTTGGATCCAAACCTCTTATCCCTGTTGATGTTCTGGAGAAAGCTTTCCAGTTGGACGCCGATATTGTTGCTTATCTTCAACGAAGATTTGGTGAACCATCTAATTATTAG